The following proteins are co-located in the Silene latifolia isolate original U9 population chromosome 1, ASM4854445v1, whole genome shotgun sequence genome:
- the LOC141651543 gene encoding uncharacterized protein LOC141651543 has protein sequence MSFNYVEKYRASIAKIHSLENELGKLKAEHLACDVERRRLAIELEVKNDEVEYLTKKLGFSKDAEAMLIARYDQTFEYNREVEAEVGKLMAEQLDWDFERRKMERNLEVKNDELEDLTKKLGFRKDTEAKVIKRYEQALEYNREVEAKVEAEDAEIPEIQIFLRSHDGNTISMRVEPFMTIDCLKSKIYLEKGCPPHQQRLVFGKQQPQQLEGSHTLADYDIQEKSTIHLVWLF, from the exons ATGAGCTTCAATTACGTAGAAAAATATCGAGCTTCTATCGCTAAGATCCACTCTTTAGAGAATGAATTGGGGAAATTGAAAGCTGAACATCTGGCTTGTGATGTTGAGCGTCGTCGATTGGCTATAGAATTGGAGGTGAAAAATGACGAAGTGGAATATTTAACTAAGAAATTAGGGTTTAGCAAGGACGCAGAAGCGATGCTGATTGCGAGGTATGATCAAACCTTTGAGTATAACAGGGAGGTGGAGGCGGAAGTTGGGAAATTGATGGCGGAGCAGTTGGATTGGGATTTTGAGCGTCGTAAAATGGAGAGAAATTTGgaggttaaaaatgatgaattagaAGATTTAACTAAGAAATTGGGGTTTAGAAAGGACACCGAGGCAAAGGTGATTAAAAGGTATGAGCAGGCGTTGGAGTATAATCGGGAGGTGGAGGCCAAAGTGGAAGCAG AAGACGCAGAAATACCAGAAATACAAATCTTCTTGAGAAGCCATGATGGCAATACAATCAGTATGAGAGTCGAACCCTTTATGACAATTGACTGCCTCAAATCCAAGATCTATTTGGAAAAGGGTTGTCCACCACACCAACAGCGACTAGTATTTGGGAAACAGCAACCCCAGCAACTCGAAGGCAGCCACACCCTCGCCGACTATGACATCCAGGAGAAGTCCACCATCCACCTTGTATGGCTTTTTTGA